GTCCTCAATGATATCACAAACAGCTACAACTTCAGCACCCCTGATCTTCAACAAATTTTCGACATGTGCTGTGCCCATGCCACCAACACCCACATATCCGATACGGACACTGTCCAAAGGTTTCCCCACAGGAGCATACCTGACCGGCTCCATGAGCCTGTTGAAATCAACCGATGCCAGCATCCTGTTGGTGAGGGCCAGCCCGGCTCCCGCCAGTGCGGCCTTTTTGATGAAATCGCGGCGATTAAATTGTGACTTCATAATACTTTCTTTTTAATTAGAGTTTGACAGACCAAATTTATAAAAAGGTTTTTGTAATTTTAACGACTCAAGAAATCATTCATGAAAACTCTCGGCCTCATCGGCGGCACAGGATATATATCAACGGTTGAATATTACCGGCTGATCAATGAAGGTGTCAATAAAAAACTGGGAGGGCTTGAATTTGCTAGATGCGTCCTGTATTCACTGAATTATGGTGATATCAGTGCCCTCAATAGGCAGAATGATATTCCAAAGATCTATGAACTTGTCCTTGATGCGGTGAATAAGCTCATCCTGGCCGGTGCTCAGGGTCTCATCTTGTGTGCCAATACATTGCATCGTTTTGCCGATGACATCGAAACGCAAATTAATGTACCGTTGATACATATAGCCACAGCAACTGCTGCTCATATCCGGCAACAGCAACTCACTAAGATCGGACTGCTTGGAACACGGCAAACTAT
This DNA window, taken from Bacteroidota bacterium, encodes the following:
- a CDS encoding aspartate/glutamate racemase family protein; this translates as MKTLGLIGGTGYISTVEYYRLINEGVNKKLGGLEFARCVLYSLNYGDISALNRQNDIPKIYELVLDAVNKLILAGAQGLILCANTLHRFADDIETQINVPLIHIATATAAHIRQQQLTKIGLLGTRQTMELDFYTSRLKEHGINTIIPERDDRDFIQDAIENELLKGIFLDKTKARFIRIMNILKDQGAQGIILGCTEIPLIISQKDTDLPVFDTLKIHAQAAVDFAIENKQ